The DNA window ATGTCCAAAGATCATAATGTATTAAATCAAATGGATGGAGCGCACGAGAGTTTGACAAGCTAAAAGGGAGGCGCACATGGTGGCCTAGCTAACAAGCATGGCAAACATAAGTGTCATGGCACTTATTACATGAAATAGCATTGGAACTAATAAGCTTGGACAGAGCCTCATGACCGACGTAGGGTGGTGGAGGACGCGACAACAGTGAGGGCGGTGGTGCTGGGTGGTGCCGGCGGAAAGAACGGGTAAAGATCACCCGTGCTATTACACCTGGCGATCACGCTTCGTGTCTAGAGGTCCTTCACAGAAAGGCCAAAAGGATCAAACTCGATAGAATAGTTATTATTGGTGGTGAAACGACGAACGGAAATTAAATTCTTAATAATGTTGGGTGAGACTAAAACATTAGAAAGAATTAAAGGACGTCGCGAAGTGGAAAAAAAGTGAGATACGACGGAAGTAACGGGAAGCAAAGCTCCATTACCAACAATGATAGATGAAGGACTTGATGACAAGAGAGGATGAGAGGATGAAATTATACCAGCGTTGTTGACCATGTGAGCACCAGCGCCGGAGTCAATGTACCAGTCGCTTGAGCCTGGTGGAGTTAGCGACATGGTACGGAAGTTGCTGGTGAGGGACGACGTGTCGAAGGACCCTCCGTGCATGGGAGTCTATGCCTGCTGCTGCGGTGGTGGCATGGCGTAGGTCGGCTGCCCATAGCCGAATCCTAGGGGGGCACCGAACCTCGGAGGGGAGCCATAGCCGTACGGTGCCACATAGGGTTGCTGCTGTGGCTGGGGCGTAGCCGTGAGCGTCACCTGTGGTGGGCAATATGGCCCCCCTGGAGCACTGCCAGAGGGTGGTGGGTGCGGCCAGAATTGCACCGTGCCCGCCCACGTGTTGTAGAGTAGCGGGGGCAGACGAGGACCACCAGCAGTAGGTGCGCCGGGCTACTGTGGCTGTTGCTGCTTGCCACCGCGGccgcggcgtcgctggcgattggCCTAGTTGCCACCGGAGTTGCCCTGGCCGCCGCCAGAGCTACTGCCGTGGCCAGGGGCACCATGGCTAGAGGGGGCAGCGGAGCCGGATGAGTtggcgacgagggccggcggcgCTGGAGCGGGTGGGAGGTCGGTGTTGGCGGCGACGTCGTTGAGGTCGATCTCCTCGAGAAGGAGCAGCGTGCGTGCCTCCGCGAAGGTTGGGAACGGCTGCCGCAGCTTGATGTTGGTCACCATGGGGCGGAACTTGCTGCTGAGGCTGCGGAGCAGCGTGAGGACGAGGGTGCGGTCGCCAACCAGATCGTCGAAGTCACGGAGGGTCGCGGCCATCGTCTCGAGGCGGCGGCAGAAGTCCGTGATGGATGAAGACCCTTGTTTCGCCGTGCGAAACTTGGCGGACAGCAGCAACGCGCGCGATTCGCGCTGGTCGAGGAATTCGTCCTCGAGGTGAAGCCAGGCGACGCGGGCGTTAGGGTTCTTCAGCATGGTGGACTGCTGCAGATCAGCATTGATCGTGCCGTAGATCCACGTGAGGACGGTGCAGTCCatcttagggatgaaaacggtatggaaaTATTCCGAACCGACCGCTTtcgttttctatattatgataccgttttctatattatgatatcGTTTCCGAATTTTGCCAAACATAAAAATTTGTCATTTTCAATTGGTTTCACAACCATTTTCAACCATTTTTGTACTCTTTAATTGCTAAAATgtagaaatatcccgaaccgaccgttttcgttttctatattgtaataccgtttccgaccgttttcatccctagtccaTCTGCACCCACGCCAGCCGATCGGCGTTGACCACGTCGGTGAGAACGTGATCATTGAGGGCATACTTGCCCAAGACGACGAGGAAGAGGGCACGCCAGTGGTTGTAGTTGTTAGCCGTGCGATCCAGGGCCACCGGCACGAGCACCTTGATGTTGAGGACGGCAATGGCGGCGGCGTGGACGTCGGCGTGCTTGGCCTCATAGGCGTCGAGGGCAGCGGTGCGGGCGGCTTCAGCTTGGCGGCGGTGGGCGTCCTCGTCCTCGCGTTCGCGCGCTTCGCGGGCAAGACGTTCGGCGTCAATCTCCGCCATGGGATCGGATCCGGAGCCGGGCAACGTAGCAGAGGATCAGCGATGTCCGGTCCTTGCAACTGGAGGCGGCGGACGCGGACTGCAGGAACCGCGCGGACAGGATCACGTGCGACTGGAGGCGGCCTGCAGATCACGCACGAGCATGCAGCAGTAGACGCGTGATGCAGGCGACGTGCAGATCGCGACCGCGAGGGCCTCCAGGGGCGATGCGGGATCGACGACGCGCACGAGCAGGCCGGCGAGAACTCAGAGGCCGGCGAGCGTAGGGAGCCCAGCGACGGCGATGGTGGCCGGCGATCGTGGGGATCGGCGACGGCGCGAGTTAGGGTTTGCAGAAGCGAGAGGCCGCGGGAGCGAACCGTCTCATGATACCATGAAAGAATATGAATTGGGAAATACTCAATGTATTACTCAGGCATAGTTAGTGTACATATATAGGCTCGGTGGGGAGTCATGATAGACAGGCCCACGAGCCCAATTACATTCCAACAGTACGGATGGTTTTCCATTGTCTGGCATAACCACGAATCACAGTGATATATCTCCGTCAGTTGGAGGCGATAATCGGCAGTGAAAACCCATCTATCACCACAGGTTGTAGTGATAATGGCGACAATAATGATATTTGTTGTTTAGTAGCAGTGCTAGGGAGGGGAAATGGTGGCTTGCAGGAGTTTATAGTTCGGGGAGAGATTAGGGTTGGGGGAGGGCAATGCAAGGAGGTCAGATGTCACCCTTGACTCGTGATACTATAAAAAGATATTAGGAAATAAACACAGGTGATTTTCGTATATATATAAGCCCAAATGGTATGTGTTATAAAACATGGGTATAGAATACATCTACATATCTCTAATATAGAGCAAAAACTATTCTTAGGCTATTTATGTCTACAATTAACTATGTAGTTTCGTGCTGTTTTAATCAAAAAAGAAACAAATATATATGGGGGTATAGTGTGAAAAATATGCAGTACCTAATCGGGTGGTTCTAGAAAACTGAAAGCTGTGTGATTGACGTCAATTTTAATCTTTACCAATTTCTGAATTTTGTAATTACATCGCATACGGTATATACTCGTACGGTAGATAGCAAAATGCAGCCAGCTACTATATAGATCGTCTGACCAATTGGATTGTGTATATATACGTATAATTGAGCACAAGGACTTAAGTATCATCGACAAATCGATCTGCCGTAGGTGCACAAAGATCCAAAGGGTTACTTTTTGGGTGCTTGCATCAGCATTACCTAATTGTTGTTTAATAATTCTGATTGGAAAATTAGAGCATTAGGGATGCAGATTCCTTGCCTTTGTATTCCGGGTAGGTCTTTGTCCCACTAGAAGCTAGCAAGAGCAATACGTAATTAAAAACAAAGCTGTGAGACTTGGATTGGCACATATCCTAATTTAAAGAAAGATAAGAACACAAAGCACAAAACAGACCGCATTATCTAATGGTTTGGAATGACAAAAGAGTGCACTGCCTATCATCAGCCTTGCTTCAGCCTTTAGATCAACCTACTCTTCAACATCTCCACTATCCAGACTCTTCTAGATTAGTCATTTTTTTATAAACAAAGTGATCAACTAAATTGACCATCATTCCATTGATTATTGCTGCCGGGATAGCCATAGGGTGAACTCCTAAAACAAATTTATCAGACCTTCTAAAATTCAGTCATTACCACTTTAAGTTTAATTTTTAACAGTTGAGCAGTTTTGAAGTAAAGTTGCACTTGACTTATATACACAGTAAAACTTGTAGTATTGTTAAAATATCCATGGGGATCTGTACCTAGGTAGtttgaaaatatttcatacacaGTTTGATATTTTCCTAAATTATTTGATGAACATATAATAATACTACATGCTGTAAATCCAAATTCATGCCACCATATATGTAAAATTACTCCTACTTTAACCTAAAGATAAATTCAAGAACGGATTAACAGATCTATTGACTGAGTCAAAATGCTTTACTTGTTTCTTCATTCTAAAATTTCTTTGCTTAGTGTACATAGCACTCTAGCTATGTACATGCAGGTCCAATAATCCGACGGTGTtgaaacatttttttttttgcagctgAAGAAAGACCAAGCCTCCAATAATGCAGAGGAATATGGCATATACCTGTAGCTGGATGCCATAGACCCACACCATCACAAATTAAACAGCACATAGAAACAACTGGATATTTCATATATGTCACAACAGTGTTTATGCTCCCTTTGATAGAGACATGGACATTATTTGTTATGTGTGTGCCTCATCAATCAGTGCTGAACTGGGATGGCATAATATATATAACAAGAACCATGGTTAAACAGCTGTTGCATCCTAGTAGCGCTATATCTTGTTCCTTGAGGACCAGACTTAGAAGCAACCAAGTGAGACATCCAATTCAACAACACCTACTAAACCACAAGCATCATCCTTGAAACCTGTTCAGTGCTTCAtcagctcccccccccccccccccccccactcccCACTTCTCTTCTTATATACCGTCTAATCCGTCTTGTTCCATAATTCTTGTGGTGACTTGACTTCTCGCCCGCTCCATACGCCATCAAAGGACACACATACTCTCTCTAGACAGTCGATTAAAGCGGCACAAATGTGTGGCAAGATGGAGCACATTCACATGGAACACAAGGTATGTATGTCATCTAGTTTTTGTTCTAGCTAGAGGATCCATAGATAATAAGTGGTGATTTGCTAAAAGTAACTAAAacagctaaaatgatttaattcctTATTACAGTCTTGTACTAATTATTGGTTGTTTGTATATATGTATGCATCCAACTCATCAGGGCTTACTTGGTGGAGAATTTAAAGAGGGAATTTGCGCCTCAATTCCCAAACCCCCTCCTGGCACATCATCAAGCAGGCCAAACAGCATGGTTGTGAAGGTAACTAGTTACTGTAGGAGTAGTACATCTAAAATTAAATGCTTGAATTTCACCGAGAATTAGAATTAATTGGTGCAAATATATACTGTATGCAGAAGGTTTGCCCGCGGGAGTTCATCCCGGCGCACATCATCGCGGAGGCGATCTCGACGCTGCACGGGCTGGACCTGCGGTGGTCGGGGCCCATCACGCCCAGCGAGCGGCAGTACGTGGAGCAGTACGTGCTGGCCATGTACCCGCAGTACTCGCACGGCCTCATACAGGACGGCAGCTGCGACAAGGACGACCTCTACTCCACCTACTACAGCAACGGCAGCACGGCGTCGTCGCcggaggccggcggcggcgagcggcggcggtcGTCGCCGGTGGGGTCGCCGTTGTCAGCCGCCGCGAGGCCCGACATGGTGGACATGGTCCGGCTGGAGCCGTCGCGGCTGCTGGACATGCTCACCAAGAAGTCGTCGTTCCCGGGGAGCTTCATCTCGATCCCGGAGatccaggccaggaaccgggtgCTCCGCCACTGCGGCCTCACCGACGACGAGTACCTCGTGCTCTTCGCGCCTACGCCGAGGGACGCCATGATGCTGGTAGGCCGCCTGTTGTTGGTTATCATTATCATTAGTTAATTTATTACTACAACAACTCCACTTCACTAATAATGTTTTTGAGCATCATCATGTGCCCTAGCTGGTCTTAATTCTTTCAGTTCAAAATTTTAAGGTCCCGACTTGCATTGGTGAAAAAGTTACAGGTTTTTACGGTGACTTTCGTTGATCATATTCCTCCATGAAACATTCTTTTGGTGTTTCGTTAACACATAATACATGCATGGTCCTGGTTTTGAAGTTAGTACAAAGCTTTGCGATAGATTATTGGGTGATTTGGAACATTGAGATAGAGGACCAACGAGGTGCAAATGGTAGAGCTTGAGTGTGACACAATGATTTAGTATAGTCATTTGACCCTTTAATCGACCCTACATGAGAAGCAACCACAAAGTAGCGTTATTTTTATCCAGATGGGCCGACCGAGCATCTAATTAATAAACTGATGCACCTGCACAAGCACAAGAATTAATTTAGTCAGGCCCATCAGAGCTaagactagggatgaaaacggtacggatattttctgaccgtattcaaaaccgaatccgtttagaggggttgagatgtgtccgtatccgagtccggatatccaacatccgataccgtatccatatccgaatactcaaatcgcatatttatgatgtcgatatccaatcgtatcatatccgacatagttgacactatccgtatttgaatccTAATCCGGACAGAAatgtgaaaacaaatataatatcggtgatatccgtccgtatccgatccgttttcatccctagctaaGACTTGTCATCCTCAACTGTAACAAATTAGTAACAATGGTTACTATTGCAGGTTGGGGAGAGCTACCCTTTCTTCCGGAGCAGCTACTACATGTCGATCCTGGAGGAGGAGAGCGACTGCATCCGCGCCTTCGCGGCGTACAAGGAGGCCAAGGTGATCGCGGCGCCGGAGTCGTGGCTGGACCTGCGCATCAAGGGCTCCCAGCTCAGCCAGTACTTCCGGCGCAAGTCCAAGCACGCTCCCAAGGGCCTCTTCGCCTACCCGGCCGTCTCCCCTTCGAATTCGTCGTCGccctcctccaccgccacctccggCGCGCGGTACTCTCTGCACTGGGTCTCCGAGGCGCACCGCAACGCGTGGCACGTGCTCCTGGACGCCACcgcgctcgccgtcggcgaggacCGCCTCCCGCTCTCGCTGCACCGCCCGGACTTCGTGCTGTGCACGCTCGGCGACGCCATGCGCACGCGGGGgatggagcagcagcagccgcagcagatGCAGCCGGCGGCGAGGGTCACCTGCCTCCTCGTCAGGAGGAGGTCCTTCGATACCTCCCTCTCCCAGCCGCAACAGCCACAGAAGCAGTAGGCGtagcatgcaatgcaatgcaacgcGTGTGTTGTTACGAGAGGAATTAAAAACTGCACTGATCTTACATAAAGCAGGCCGCGGGCGTTCGTGAATGTACGCGATGTACAATTGCTTCTTGCCTGCGAGCCGTTGCGTTGTGACTGGTGCAAGCAATTTGTGTTTGGCTGATTTCGTTATCTGCTTTTTTGCGATATAAGTGCGCTTCTGCCCTTTTTATGGGTCGTGTGATGGTGCTTTTGCTTCTGATGTTTAGACTTCAGGTCAGGGCCTGTTTGGGAGCCCGTTATTAGATCCAAAGTCGTTGTGAACGTACTACTGCCAAGTTTTTTTTATTCTAAATAATAAAGCTCCTTGTAAACTGCTGCTTGCTTGGGTTGTAAATCAAACAGCGTTGCCCCTTGGATTGGGCCAATCTAATCCGCCAGTAAAAAAGAAAATCGGCTGACTCGGCCCACTTATTTTTGACAGAAGTCGGCCTTTGCCGCGTCGTCACCGTTCGCATTTTCCAATTTCGCTATCTCTCC is part of the Miscanthus floridulus cultivar M001 chromosome 9, ASM1932011v1, whole genome shotgun sequence genome and encodes:
- the LOC136479876 gene encoding uncharacterized protein encodes the protein MDCTVLTWIYGTINADLQQSTMLKNPNARVAWLHLEDEFLDQRESRALLLSAKFRTAKQGSSSITDFCRRLETMAATLRDFDDLVGDRTLVLTLLRSLSSKFRPMVTNIKLRQPFPTFAEARTLLLLEEIDLNDVAANTDLPPAPAPPALVANSSGSAAPSSHGAPGHGSSSGGGQGNSGGN
- the LOC136481912 gene encoding uncharacterized protein gives rise to the protein MCGKMEHIHMEHKGLLGGEFKEGICASIPKPPPGTSSSRPNSMVVKKVCPREFIPAHIIAEAISTLHGLDLRWSGPITPSERQYVEQYVLAMYPQYSHGLIQDGSCDKDDLYSTYYSNGSTASSPEAGGGERRRSSPVGSPLSAAARPDMVDMVRLEPSRLLDMLTKKSSFPGSFISIPEIQARNRVLRHCGLTDDEYLVLFAPTPRDAMMLVGESYPFFRSSYYMSILEEESDCIRAFAAYKEAKVIAAPESWLDLRIKGSQLSQYFRRKSKHAPKGLFAYPAVSPSNSSSPSSTATSGARYSLHWVSEAHRNAWHVLLDATALAVGEDRLPLSLHRPDFVLCTLGDAMRTRGMEQQQPQQMQPAARVTCLLVRRRSFDTSLSQPQQPQKQ